ctcttaatctacaaagagtttaaagatcaaaacaattcagcaagatgaacaagaaagatgttggaatcaagattccttttctggataaagataattaccatcattggaaggtaaagatgcatcttcatatgctttctcaagatgaggcctatgtggactgcatagaaagaggccctcatgttccaatgagagttgcaacaggaaatgaaccatcagttccaaagccaaggcatgaatggtctgatcctgatcttgaacaagtcaggaaagataaaaaggccatgaacattctgttcagtggtgttgatgcagatatgtttgataacatcatcaactgcaagactgccaaggaagtttgggacacaatacagataatatgtgatggtactgagcaagtaagagaaaataaaatgcagctcctgattcagcaatatgagcattttcacaatgaagaaagtgagtcactcactgacatttttagtagattccaaaagctactaaatgctcttaaattgcatggaagagtctatcagactaaagactccaatctgaaatttctcagatctcttccaaaggaatggaaaccaatgacagtctcattgagaaactcacaagattataaggagtttactttggagagactgtatggcattctgaagacctatgagcttgaaatagagcaggatgaaaaaatggagagaggaaagaagaaaggaggatccattgcactagttgctgaactggaaaaggagaaggaagtgaagatggaagctgtggaatcaacttcaaaggcctgtgaaagcaagggtaaagggctagctgcagaaagtgaagattctttgagtcaagatgacatggaggacattgatgagcacctaacattcctttcaagaagatttgccaagctcaagttcaagaagaactttggagctgccaagccaaatagaaacatggtggataagtcaaaattcaagtgtttcaaatgtggcttggcagggcattttgtaaatgagtgtagaaagtcagattctagtaagaagagatttgagtctgtggattataagcaaaaatactttgacctactcaaacagaaggaaagggcttttattacacaagagaatgactgggcagttgatggtttggatgaagatgaggagatcagctatgtcaatctagcccttatggccaagtctgataaaacagagacaagttcctcaagcaatcaggtaattactacaaaccttgcacatttatctaaagctgagtgtaatgatgcaataaatgacatgtctacagaattgtatcatttgcgtgttacacttaaatccctcactaaagaaaatgctaaaatcaaagaaaacaacttgtttttgagtgagaggaataatgtgcttgagtctcagtttgttgagtttgagaaactaaaaattgagtgtagaattgctaaggaggaattaactgagaccttgaaaaaagaagaaattttaaagaagcagctcgatcgtgaacaggaggtgattaaagcatggaaaacatccagagatgttcatgctcaaatcaccaaggttcaaggaattgagtccttttgtgatgaagcctggaaaaagaataaggagaaactagaacctattttggtagatggattgctgacagatgtaaactcgacggatgatgaggactatccgtcggacaacaaaatgtgttatccgtcgaatgataaaaatcctcatttgtcggctgtgaacaaacccattagtaaagccaaattaaccaagctaaatgaaaagtatgggtctgtttccaagaactttgtttcaggggagtcaagtcaagccaagaaatggaagaaggctaatgttggtcacatgactgtcaaacagttgagtgacagacttgagaagatagaggtaaaaacataaactaaaaggaaaaacaataggaatggtaaagtagggattaacaaacataacaactacacacctgacaaatatgctcctagaaaaatctgtgtcaaatgtggtagtgtaaatcaattgtctgttaattgcaaatctgccatgcttactcccatgtctgttcagcctcaattctctaacatgaatgccatgcctcctatgcctgttaatgctatgcccacacagaacatgaatgcacagtatgctaatatgccatttgcacctaatccatattatgctgtatacaatatgcctcaaatgccatttagcatgccttactggaataacatgtttgcaccaagcatgccatttcctgttagccataacatgcataataattctgtagcatctagtggtttcaaaggcccaacccaaatgactaaggaagaatctgaaattcctaagtcaaatgagttaaaacctaagaaacagaagaagaaagctaacaaggcaggacccaaggaaacttgggtaccaaaatcaacttgatttgattttgatgtgtgcagggaaacagaaggaatctttggtacttggatagtggttgttcaagacacatgactggtgattctacccttctcacagagtttgaagagagagctggcccaagtatcacttttggagatgacagcaaaggttatacagtgggatatggcttgatttcaaaggacaatgtcatcattgaagaggttgccttagtggatggtctcaaacacaatctgttgagtatcagccagctttgtgataaaggcaactcagtaaccttcaacaaagaaacctgtgttgtgattaataatcaaaacaacaaagtggttctcactggtgtgagaagaggaaatgtgtatccactactagaaaaagtagaatagacatcgactaaaaaccgatgtctatgaacaaaaaaatccgatgtcttcgtgggtgatgttaaagaccccccatttaacatcggttttaaactgatgttaaagaagacatataacatcagtttttaaagatgttaaatttctaatgcatatctaatcttaatatattatcataatatgatatttttatcaatttaaacatatgtgagaaaagcaaaatatttctATTTACCCGTTAAACTGATGTTAATAATACCAGTAACAACGATTTTCAAGATAAACCGATGTAAACATAACTTTTGACATCGGTTCTTTATTTCAAACCGATATTTATTGGTGATAAAATGATGTCTATAAAGCTTAATAACATCGGTTTTCTgttttaagatttatttttgttgtaatatttaacatcggttttattcgatattactgatgtcaatgttccactaaaactgatgtattaagttttgatagacatcatttttttattttataacagTTGTTAAAGTGTTAAATTAACATCATTTTCCATTTTAATGATGTATGATTACCTGTTCCATTAATGTACATTTTATAAATATAGATGCCAAAAAATTTCCAAACCAATTACTGCATAATACCAATTGTCTATATATCCAATAATACCAATATCCAAACATCAGGTACAACACTTTCATCTAATCCAAACATCAAGTACTACACATATTTATGTAGCATACTCTTTGCAAACATACTATATCACCAGATTCTGGATCTTTGGCTACATAGGCAGTCAATCCAACAACAGAGATCTCTCTTCCACTTGTGTGAATTTCGCAAGGGGATAGCTTATGTGTGTAAGTCAATAACTATGACTTGCTGGTTCCAAGATCTCCAAGAAGACAGATGTTGATATCTCCTCGAAAGCTAGCCCCACATTGCAATGTCAATGCACTCCCACCAAAAAACTGTAATTTGTCAATCAACCAAAACTCAGAGTATGGAATGTATATGACTAAATTATATAGGACTGTGCCAACCGTAAAGAAGAGCAATAAAACAGAAAGTTCAGAATTAGGTAGTTGTATGGAATGTATTGTTCCTGATAACTGTAATCAAGGATGGAATATATTGTTGCAACGACATCAAATCCAACATAAGCAAAACAAGACAGCGGAAGCTTTAAAGATGCCACGTGCTTTGTAAGGTGCAAAATCACGGTAATTATCAGTGTCTGCTTTCATAAGGCCAACAATTATGGTGAAAAGAATCACAATTACGTGGACACATGAGGCAATGTAGTTTAAACAAGAAGACCCTTTGGTGCTAAAAACTGCAAACAGACAAATGATTATGATTATGCCAATAGCTACGGGGTCAAGATGATTGTAGTCATCTGCAAGCGCACTGGCATAAATACGAAAATCATCCAGGTCTTGGTTGCAAAGGGTGGCTAGGTAGGATGTCCATGATCGAGCCACCGCTGCACCGCCAATTATGTACTCAAGAATTATGTTTCCAACAGCAATGAAGGCCACAAACTCACCGAGTTCTACTCTTAGATAGGCAAATAAGCCACCTGGAGATATGGAAAGAATTTAACTATAAAAACAACTACAAAACTGCATACGTAATGCCCACAGATATGTAGATAACAAGTTAAATAAAAAGGATGCAAGTTGGAAAAAAATTCGAAGGGGGCTTTAATCTATAGGATACAAGTTTAGGGACCAGATGTTTTAAAAAGGTCTACACACAAGGACCATGTATTTATGGCTATGAACATGTCACCAAAGAGCCCCAACTTCAAATTTTTTAATTGTGCTGTctaaatttattatttaacaCTGTTACTGAAGTGAATATAACTGAAATTGATAACAAACTTTCTAAACTATAGTAGTCCTAGTGCATGAATACCGCAAGATTGATAGTTCGCTAGATGTGTATATTCTTGAATGAATTTAAACGTATTAATACATTTTCTAGTAAAAACGATAGCTCATTCTTTTTATCTTCAAATAATTTCCAGCAAGACAAGAGATCACATGAATCTGAATTAACTTTTCAAAAAGATAAATAAACCATTCTTGGTCAACTTATGACCCATAATAGCATGTTATTCCTATGTTTTCATACCTGAAACCGGGATTTCCAAAGTAAACTCAATGTAGCAAAATACAGATAGCAAAGCAGAGATTCCAGAGACGACATAGGAGAGAACAACAGCAGGACCAGCATGATCACGCGCTTCTAACCCGGTAAGAACAAATATTCCAGCTCCAATCACTGCTCCCATGCCAAACCACATTAGATCCCACCACGATAGATTCTTCTTCATCTCGTTGTGCCTTCAAGCTTTAGCCTCCAACTCAGCCTGGTCAGCTGATCGAGTGAATACCCGATCCACGAACCGAGAGGGAGTCGCTTTCAGGGCACTTACATAGTTTCCCCAGCTCTTAAATGACTCCTCTGGAAGAAAATCTTCCTTTGAACACGGACACCCTCTTCTCCTGAGCCGAGTTCCATGTACAAAAGGCTTATTGACATTGACCTTTATGTCCATATAATTGTTAATTTATACAAGTGAATGTCAATGCCTGAAAAATGTACACTTTAAGACTTATACTTCAGCTACTTAAAAATTTTGACTTTTTAAGAGTCACTAGTGAGGCACCTTGCGTTGAGTATTTGGTGACACTTGTGTTATTTAAATTACTAATATCAAAACTCAAGACTCGGAGGTTTAGAGTGTgtgtattaaaatataaataaacaTGAAAACCAGTAAGGTCCAAAATATCATCAGCCCTATGAAAAAAGCATACTACCTTGTACATGGTCTCTTTCCAGAATTCACACCAAACATTTCCAGAAGAGTCACACCCTGATTTATCTGAACCAAGTTCTTTATAGTCAAAATCTTCAGCAGCCAATACACTTGTACAAATCACAACTAGAGTGTGATACTGAATTTTACCATTACCACATTCCAGATAATGAAGCCCATTTTATGGTGCTTGACATGTATGTAACAACCAGGTGTATACTAAATGtcatgtaattataaaattttatattctAGGTAAGTAGTGTCTATGCATAATTTACCATGCCCAACAATCAAAGATCAGAACATGTCTAGCACAAGGAACAACGATACTTCTGTTTATTACCTCCAAAAAGTTATCATGTCTAAGGTATTTGCATGTTACTGCTTTCCCAAACATACAAGCTTTCGTTCCAATGGCACGCTTGACCATCCAATATCCCTGTCAATAAAAACATAATTTGCATAACAGAATACATACTACTTGAGCATAGAAACAAACAGAACTGGTAATCGTCAAAACTAATAATATAATGTCAGACTAATGTAATATGTTTAAATAGCATAAGGAGATgagaaatttattttattattcattGTGCTTTGGTCAAGAAGTATGATACTTTCATCGTGATTTCATAAATTATTACAGAAATTAATCCCAAGTTAAACCTTTCTGTGTTTTGCAAGTCCAATTGTGTTTTGTATTATATATTGTCAGACTAATGTAATATGTTTCTCCACATGTATTTCTCCAACTATAAATTTTAGGTATACACTTGTCATCAGAATTACTTGATCGACTCTAAAAATCATATTAGAAGTGATTACACCACCTGAACAAAAACTCCCATGACAGGTTGTTCATCATAGTCACTTGTAGTCACTTGCTGACTTCCATCACCCATGGAGATACAATCATCTCCTGTTTTAATGTTAGAATCCGTGATTTTTATCCCGGTTGATCGACCAATATGAATGCCATCAGTGTTGAGGCTCTCTGCTGGCGCATTTATGGTTATATGGCTAAGAGTCAAATCTGGCATTGTAGTATGTTCATGTGGAACAATTTAATGTCCACTGAAGTTATGCCCTGCACCAATGAATTGGTCACCTTGTTGAACCGTTTATTCTAAGAATAACAGATAAAAAAACATGCATATAGTCAATTTTCGAATTTCTAATATGATAGTATCGCGTAAAATCCAACTATAG
The sequence above is drawn from the Apium graveolens cultivar Ventura chromosome 2, ASM990537v1, whole genome shotgun sequence genome and encodes:
- the LOC141699967 gene encoding cationic amino acid transporter 1-like, with protein sequence MKKNLSWWDLMWFGMGAVIGAGIFVLTGLEARDHAGPAVVLSYVVSGISALLSVFCYIEFTLEIPVSGGLFAYLRVELGEFVAFIAVGNIILEYIIGGAAVARSWTSYLATLCNQDLDDFRIYASALADDYNHLDPVAIGIIIIICLFAVFSTKGSSCLNYIASCVHVIVILFTIIVGLMKADTDNYRDFAPYKARGIFKASAVLFCLCWI